From the Lolium rigidum isolate FL_2022 chromosome 2, APGP_CSIRO_Lrig_0.1, whole genome shotgun sequence genome, one window contains:
- the LOC124688528 gene encoding uncharacterized protein LOC124688528, translated as MEKGFERHHHLLGGGGGKMRGAAGLMGLQKQNSWSPDIERDEAWERRRRGLMRRAPSSSSLSRAQSVTDDDLDELRGCLDLGFGFELPACAACGEGRTRLVETLPALDLYYAVAVKGGGGGAGTEGQCAAPCTCGASSEASDPSPIGSPLSILSPDDPPETVKMRLKQWAQVVALSLRNRS; from the exons atggagaagGGGTTCGAGCGCCACCACCACCtgctgggcggcggcggtgggaagATGAGGGGCGCGGCGGGGCTGATGGGCCTGCAGAAGCAGAACTCGTGGTCGCCCGACATCGAGCGGGACGAGGCctgggagcgccgccgccgcggcctcatgCGCCGCGCGCCCTCGTCGTCCTCGCTCAGCCGCGCGCAGAGCGTCACCGacgacgacctcgacgagctgcgcGGCTGCCTCGATCTGGGCTTCGGGTTCGAGCTGCCCGCGTGCGCCGCGTGCGGCGAGGGCAGGACCAGGCTCGTCGAGACGCTGCCCGCGCTCGACCTCTACTACGCCGTCGCCGtcaagggcggcggcggcggtgcgggtACGGAGGGGCAGTGCGCGGCGCCGTGCACCTGCGGCGCCTCGTCCGAGGCCTCCGACCCGTCGCCGATCGGGAGCCCCCTCTCCATACTCTCCCCAG ACGACCCGCCGGAGACGGTGAAGATGAGGCTGAAGCAGTGGGCGCAGGTGGTGGCGCTGTCCCTGCGCAACCGTTCCTGA